The Candidatus Obscuribacterales bacterium genome includes the window GGCACGGATGACCGATCTGGTGAATGAAATCTGGGTGGTGCGCTGCCCGCCCCAACAGCAAATGGATCGGTTAATTCAACGGGAGCTGTCTCGGGTATCGGAGGGCGATCGCGTTGACCTAGAACAGATTCAGGCGCGTATTAGCAGCCAGCTTGCTGTGGAACGCAAGGTAGATCAAGCCCATGTAGTGTTAGAGAATGCATCGAGCTTAGAGGATCTGCAGGCCCAGGTTGACCGCGTTTTAGAGCAAGGCTAACCCGCAGGCGATCGGAACGATTAGGTATTCAACAAAGAAAAATTTCCAGATCGTTTGGTAGAACCTCACAATGTCAGCCGGCCGGTGCAAATTCACCCGTCGGCTGAGGATCCAAAAGAGGGCGATCGCCATCAGATGGGTACCGATCAACCAAGGTCGATTGACATTATCTAGCCCCCAGCCCACTAGGATCATGCCACCATAGCTGGCGGTGATCACCCAACGGGATAGATTAAAAACCGCGCGGCTACCGAGTCGTGCGGTCAAGGTCAAAATATTATACTGGCGATCGCCCGCCACGTCTGGAATGTCTTTGAAAATGGCGATCGCAAAGGTAAAAACCAAGATAAATCCAGTGAGCGCCCACACAATGCCTGGAATCGGCTCGATGGATCCAGGGGTTGACCAAAGCCAGAGCGATTGCTGCGTGAGTACAGCTTGGCTATGCAGGAATAAACCTAGGTTAACGATCACCCCACGCACGCCCAAAATACAGAGTGAGGCCCAGAAGGGAAATCGCTTTAGACGCAGGGGCGGGAGGGAATAAGCTGTGCCAATGAGCAGACTGAGACCCACCATGGCGAGTAAGAAAGGGCCTTGCAGGGCAGCGAGGGCGATCGCCACCCCGCCGCTGATGGCCACAATCCACTGTCCCTGTCGGCGTGAAAAGGAACCGGAGGCTAAGGGGAGCTGGGGTTTGTTGATGCGATCGATGGGAATATCTTCCAACTGGTTGAGTCCCACGATATAGACATTACCGCAGAGGCAGGTTATCCAAGCAGCTACGAGCGATAGAAACAACCATCCTAGGGGCGCAGGGAAGGCGATCGCCCCCGCGATCAACCCAATTCCCCACAGGCTGAGGGTGGTTCCCAAAATGGTGTGAGGTCTTGAAAATCGCCAGAGCGATCGCAAAAAGGAAGAATGGACAGCTTTAGGGCGGTGAGAAGCAGTAGATGACTTAGACATTCGGCTCATGTGTCTCAATCAGACCGTAGGCGGGGACGTAGAGCCAGCATACTACAAAGCTGTTTGGGCACTCCTTGACCATCCATCTCGTCAGGATACCTGCAGCAGCTAGAGGTTTCTGGGGGACAAGACGTTCTGGACAAGAGAGCGACCCTGTTTTTCTGCTGAAGAATACCACGAGCTCTCCCATCAGCCGCTAAAGTGAAAAGATAATGCCCAGAGTTGCTGCTACCTGCCTATGGCTTCCATTGCGCGTAAAAATTTGCTAGAAGACATTCCTCGCTTTTTGGTGGCCCAGGCCGGCATTGTTTTTGCTGTGAGCTTGGTCACCATTCAGTTGGGAATTTTGCGCGGCTTTACGCGCTCTACGTCGTTGCTCATTGATCAATCCACCGCTGATATTTGGATCAGTTCTGAAGAAATTTTGCACTTTGAACTGACCCAGCCCATTCCGGCCGAGCGACTGGCCCAAGCGCAGGAGATGGAAGGTGTAGCTAGGGCAGAGGCGATCGCTCTCTATAGCGGCCGCTGGCGTAGCCCCTCGGGAAAAATTGCCCCTTCGCGGATCATTGGCTATAACCCTGAAGGTCAGCTCTTTCGCCTTTGGAACATGCTGGAAGGTGATCAGCTTGATCTTAAACAACCCCAAACCGTAGCGGTAGATGAATCGAATCTATCCACCTTGGAAATAGAAGCGCTGGGTGACGAGGCGAGCATTAACTCGATCGCGGTGCGCCTAGCTGGTATCACCCGAGGCACCCAATCCATTGTCTCCAGCCTATTTCTATTTACCTCCTTAGAAAATGCCAAGGTCTATGCCGCCGGTGGTCTGACCTCTACGGTGCGCTGTACCCCCGACGAGACGGGTAGCGTATCTTGCACCACGGTGTTTGAGCGCGTCCAAGATAATCTTGGCGGAGAGGACGAGACGATCACCCCTGAGATCGAGCTAGAACCCCTCAATATCACCGATCCCATTTCCTATGTGCTGATCCAGGCAGAACCGGGGCAAGATATTGCCGACTTGCAGCAGCGCCTAGAAGCCGAGATGCCCGATATCCGGGCTCACACGCGGGAGGAATTGTCTACCCTGACGCGCAACCACTGGCAAAATAGCACCGGCGTTGGGTTCATCTTAGGACTGGGTGCAACCGTGGGTGTCGTGGTTGGGATTGTGGTTGTGGGGCAAATTCTCTATTCGTCAGTATCCGATCACCTACGGGAATTTGGCACCCTGAAGGCCATGGGCGCATCCGATTGGGTGATTTACAGCATCATTATTGAGCAGGCGATGTGGAT containing:
- a CDS encoding FtsX-like permease family protein, yielding MASIARKNLLEDIPRFLVAQAGIVFAVSLVTIQLGILRGFTRSTSLLIDQSTADIWISSEEILHFELTQPIPAERLAQAQEMEGVARAEAIALYSGRWRSPSGKIAPSRIIGYNPEGQLFRLWNMLEGDQLDLKQPQTVAVDESNLSTLEIEALGDEASINSIAVRLAGITRGTQSIVSSLFLFTSLENAKVYAAGGLTSTVRCTPDETGSVSCTTVFERVQDNLGGEDETITPEIELEPLNITDPISYVLIQAEPGQDIADLQQRLEAEMPDIRAHTREELSTLTRNHWQNSTGVGFILGLGATVGVVVGIVVVGQILYSSVSDHLREFGTLKAMGASDWVIYSIIIEQAMWMAVLGYIPSMALCLGLGAWTFATQGIIILITPIMGVGIFGLTVAMCVGSALFAIQKVTRVDPAIVFKA
- a CDS encoding homogentisate phytyltransferase, which produces MSKSSTASHRPKAVHSSFLRSLWRFSRPHTILGTTLSLWGIGLIAGAIAFPAPLGWLFLSLVAAWITCLCGNVYIVGLNQLEDIPIDRINKPQLPLASGSFSRRQGQWIVAISGGVAIALAALQGPFLLAMVGLSLLIGTAYSLPPLRLKRFPFWASLCILGVRGVIVNLGLFLHSQAVLTQQSLWLWSTPGSIEPIPGIVWALTGFILVFTFAIAIFKDIPDVAGDRQYNILTLTARLGSRAVFNLSRWVITASYGGMILVGWGLDNVNRPWLIGTHLMAIALFWILSRRVNLHRPADIVRFYQTIWKFFFVEYLIVPIACGLALL